A stretch of Thermococcus bergensis DNA encodes these proteins:
- a CDS encoding DHH family phosphoesterase yields MAVKDCPECHGSGKIKNGEKECEVCNGWGYVSADFKLEDKLKGYRNLDYFGVEDEVDEIPCPECHGKGTVPVYDTCPTCGGTGRVLVCDICGKVKEPWEPGMETSWVCSECERKYKVVYVLDKTCDYEDVEIGKVYKGVIDRVERFGVFVRLNPHVVGLIKRKDLLGKREYTPGEEILVQVLDVRPEKKEIDLIESALRQYKEVVVKKELPVTDIGALTQEMAGKTVRIRGKVTQIQVTGGPTVFTITDGTGITWAAAFDAPGVRAYPNIEVGDIVEVIGKVSFHAGEIQIEISDMSRLWGPEAAEVKRKIEEELNKRAQPEDVGFLVESEVLEKLKPKIMKAAFIIRKAIFEGRPIIVRHHADTDGYTAGLALEYAIVPLLEEISPDPQARWKFFKRRPSRAPFYELEDVLKDIIFMIEDHERFGDPLPLLVIVDNGGTTEDIPAYRRIKAYGIPIVVIDHHDPRDFISEDKAAVDEYVDVHVNPHLVKRGYYELTAGMLATEIARFIYPPVEDKIKHLPAIAGTGDRSDAPEFQQYLKIAKESKGLEEEDLKKIAEVVDHEAYYWKFMDGHGIIDEILLLTGNLQRHRKLVDSIYPEVKAKQEKALKASLPHVKSIVLPNGIRFNTIDVELYAPKFEYPAPGKLSGLIHDYFKEQYGEDSPILTLAYGPDFAVVRASDGMQAYNFDLNEIIKILQEKLPDAGVEGGGHSFAGSIKFFEGKRKEVLEEFAKQVVKLKRS; encoded by the coding sequence ATGGCAGTGAAAGATTGTCCTGAATGTCATGGAAGCGGGAAAATAAAGAATGGCGAGAAGGAATGTGAGGTGTGTAACGGCTGGGGTTACGTTTCAGCTGATTTTAAGCTGGAAGATAAGCTTAAAGGATACAGGAATTTGGATTATTTTGGGGTAGAAGATGAGGTAGATGAGATTCCTTGCCCGGAGTGCCATGGCAAAGGGACTGTTCCCGTTTACGATACCTGTCCAACCTGCGGAGGAACGGGTAGAGTGTTGGTTTGTGATATCTGTGGAAAGGTTAAAGAGCCCTGGGAACCCGGAATGGAGACTTCATGGGTATGTTCAGAGTGTGAGAGGAAGTATAAAGTGGTTTACGTTCTTGACAAGACCTGTGACTATGAGGACGTAGAGATAGGGAAGGTTTACAAGGGTGTTATCGACAGGGTAGAGCGCTTTGGAGTGTTTGTAAGGCTTAACCCCCATGTAGTGGGATTAATAAAAAGGAAAGACCTCCTTGGGAAGAGGGAATACACTCCTGGGGAAGAAATTCTTGTTCAGGTTTTAGATGTCAGGCCTGAGAAGAAGGAAATAGACCTCATAGAGTCTGCTTTGAGACAGTACAAAGAAGTGGTTGTTAAGAAGGAGCTTCCGGTTACGGATATTGGGGCGTTGACCCAAGAAATGGCAGGAAAGACTGTGAGAATCAGGGGTAAGGTAACTCAAATACAGGTGACTGGAGGCCCAACTGTCTTCACGATAACCGATGGCACGGGCATAACTTGGGCAGCTGCCTTTGATGCCCCCGGCGTTAGGGCTTACCCCAATATTGAAGTTGGAGACATAGTGGAGGTCATTGGAAAGGTTTCGTTCCATGCAGGCGAGATTCAGATAGAAATAAGCGATATGTCCCGTCTCTGGGGGCCAGAGGCTGCGGAGGTTAAAAGAAAAATAGAGGAGGAACTCAACAAGAGGGCACAGCCCGAGGATGTTGGTTTCCTTGTTGAAAGCGAAGTTCTGGAGAAGCTCAAGCCGAAGATCATGAAAGCTGCATTCATAATAAGGAAGGCAATATTCGAAGGAAGGCCTATAATCGTGAGACACCACGCAGATACCGATGGTTATACGGCTGGTTTGGCTCTTGAATACGCTATAGTGCCGCTTTTAGAGGAAATTTCTCCAGATCCACAGGCAAGGTGGAAGTTCTTTAAGAGAAGACCAAGCAGGGCTCCGTTTTATGAGCTTGAGGACGTCCTTAAGGACATAATCTTTATGATAGAGGACCACGAGCGCTTTGGAGACCCCCTTCCGCTCCTTGTGATAGTAGATAACGGAGGCACAACTGAAGATATTCCGGCTTACAGGCGTATAAAGGCTTACGGAATCCCAATAGTTGTCATTGACCACCACGATCCAAGAGATTTCATAAGCGAGGACAAGGCTGCGGTAGATGAGTACGTGGACGTTCATGTCAATCCTCACCTTGTAAAGAGGGGCTACTATGAGCTAACGGCGGGAATGCTTGCAACTGAAATAGCTCGCTTCATCTATCCACCGGTTGAGGACAAAATAAAGCACCTTCCGGCTATAGCTGGAACTGGGGATAGAAGCGACGCTCCAGAGTTCCAACAGTACCTCAAGATAGCCAAAGAAAGCAAAGGTCTTGAGGAAGAGGATTTGAAGAAGATAGCAGAGGTAGTTGACCACGAAGCCTACTACTGGAAGTTCATGGATGGACATGGCATTATAGATGAGATCCTTCTCCTCACTGGCAACCTGCAGAGGCATAGGAAGCTAGTAGACTCAATCTACCCAGAGGTAAAGGCCAAGCAGGAGAAAGCCCTCAAGGCATCTCTGCCTCATGTTAAGAGCATTGTATTGCCAAATGGAATAAGATTCAACACCATTGATGTAGAGCTCTATGCTCCAAAGTTTGAGTATCCGGCTCCAGGAAAGCTCAGCGGGCTGATCCATGATTACTTCAAGGAACAGTATGGAGAAGATTCTCCAATTCTAACCCTAGCTTACGGTCCAGATTTTGCGGTTGTTAGGGCAAGCGATGGAATGCAGGCGTACAACTTTGATCTCAATGAGATAATAAAAATACTCCAAGAAAAGCTCCCGGATGCCGGAGTTGAAGGCGGTGGGCATAGCTTTGCAGGTTCAATAAAATTCTTTGAGGGCAAGAGAAAGGAAGTTCTTGAGGAGTTTGCAAAGCAAGTTGTGAAGCTGAAGAGAAGTTAA
- a CDS encoding S-layer protein has product MKRALGFVMVLLFLSSVGIANAYSFSIDSTNAVIVLPTTKVVNNQPLHINEDAIAGARLGAFLVLKGIRPSSYSTYVEVPVKYRSVIIPDNDQYYKLSETDMPDVGLALGEAPEGDKIVIAVNFSKVLYNSTLKKAQFGDRSVEIVFNENTTPLSLGGQNSKLVSTVEDGRDTLYIYSYEKESDSRALGSTLTVNGWRIYFIDIDTEQKKTLVEITYPSGMEKTQTLYKEKYYVMYIDSQGQEDFEIYDAYPDGRIETLLKEGVQKVLVFTPSDFFVGIGGTKQVTYEYEYYEKTTRYQDGDEYKGQWVWDIDPSNYIFTLYLHIDPENGFPVVTLGEGDSLDLPMFSLSILPEFEKDNEGAITGVKGYRFLKTTTVKQKITVETTKANVVSDVNSLIITDEELSSLPSDKHVIIIGGWVSNKAWKVLEQNYNSGAIESLKNDIMNNGYVVAILDNPNNPNFKVIILAGKDYIHTKKAVDEFMSKA; this is encoded by the coding sequence ATGAAGAGGGCTTTGGGTTTTGTAATGGTGTTGTTGTTTTTGTCCAGTGTGGGAATTGCCAATGCATACAGCTTTTCAATAGACTCGACGAACGCAGTCATTGTGCTTCCCACTACAAAGGTTGTAAACAATCAGCCCCTGCACATAAACGAAGATGCAATCGCTGGAGCACGGTTGGGAGCATTCTTAGTTCTTAAGGGAATAAGACCAAGCTCATACTCCACATACGTTGAGGTTCCCGTGAAGTACAGAAGTGTGATTATCCCGGATAACGACCAATACTATAAGTTAAGCGAGACTGACATGCCTGACGTGGGCTTAGCCCTTGGAGAAGCTCCAGAGGGGGATAAAATTGTTATTGCAGTGAACTTTTCGAAGGTTCTCTACAATTCAACGTTAAAGAAGGCACAATTTGGGGATAGAAGTGTAGAGATAGTATTTAACGAAAACACAACACCTCTAAGCCTTGGGGGACAGAACTCAAAACTTGTATCAACAGTTGAAGATGGAAGGGATACCCTTTACATATACTCCTACGAAAAGGAAAGTGACTCAAGGGCTCTTGGGAGCACGTTAACAGTAAATGGATGGAGGATTTATTTTATTGACATTGATACCGAGCAGAAGAAAACACTTGTGGAGATAACATATCCGAGCGGAATGGAAAAGACTCAAACACTTTACAAAGAGAAGTACTACGTTATGTATATAGACTCTCAAGGTCAGGAAGACTTTGAGATTTATGATGCTTATCCCGACGGAAGGATTGAGACTCTGCTGAAAGAAGGTGTTCAAAAAGTCCTCGTGTTCACTCCTTCGGACTTCTTCGTAGGTATTGGCGGTACCAAGCAGGTTACTTATGAGTACGAATACTATGAAAAAACCACAAGATATCAGGATGGGGACGAGTATAAAGGTCAGTGGGTATGGGATATTGATCCCTCAAACTACATATTTACCCTCTATCTCCATATTGACCCTGAAAATGGATTCCCAGTCGTAACTTTAGGGGAAGGGGATTCCTTGGATCTTCCTATGTTCTCCCTCAGCATCTTGCCAGAATTTGAAAAAGACAACGAGGGAGCTATAACTGGAGTAAAAGGATATAGATTTTTGAAAACCACGACAGTAAAGCAGAAGATCACCGTAGAAACGACAAAAGCCAATGTTGTAAGCGACGTTAACTCCCTCATAATCACCGATGAAGAGCTTTCGAGCCTTCCAAGTGATAAACATGTAATAATAATCGGAGGATGGGTCAGCAACAAAGCTTGGAAGGTCTTAGAACAAAATTACAATTCAGGAGCGATAGAGAGTCTCAAAAACGACATAATGAACAATGGCTATGTCGTTGCGATTCTGGACAATCCAAACAATCCGAACTTTAAGGTCATAATCCTGGCAGGGAAGGATTACATACACACAAAGAAAGCCGTAGATGAATTTATGTCCAAGGCTTAG
- a CDS encoding 50S ribosomal protein L16, with protein sequence MALRPAKIDRYVDKPAYTRREYIRGAPGPRITIFDMGNPAGDFEFEVSLHTAEPVQIRQNALEAARTQVNRYLTKNVGRSNFHFKIRVYPFQVLRENPMATGRKADRYGNGMIRPFGKPIGLAARLKKDQKIITVRVNRQHLKFALEAMKRASMKFPCKCYYRIYDKQGNDITTKVLSTL encoded by the coding sequence ATGGCTTTGAGACCAGCTAAGATTGACAGATACGTTGACAAGCCGGCTTACACAAGAAGGGAATACATTAGAGGTGCTCCCGGTCCAAGGATTACCATATTCGACATGGGAAACCCTGCCGGAGACTTCGAATTTGAAGTTAGCCTTCACACAGCTGAACCAGTCCAGATCAGACAAAACGCCCTCGAAGCTGCGAGAACCCAAGTCAACAGATACCTTACCAAAAACGTTGGTAGAAGCAACTTCCACTTCAAGATAAGGGTTTACCCATTCCAGGTACTTAGAGAGAACCCAATGGCTACAGGAAGAAAAGCTGACCGTTATGGTAACGGTATGATAAGGCCCTTTGGAAAGCCAATTGGACTTGCTGCAAGACTTAAGAAAGACCAAAAAATCATCACAGTCAGAGTCAACAGACAGCACTTAAAATTTGCACTAGAAGCTATGAAGAGAGCAAGCATGAAGTTCCCATGCAAGTGCTACTACAGAATCTACGACAAGCAAGGAAACGACATAACAACCAAAGTACTATCAACACTTTGA
- a CDS encoding sulfite exporter TauE/SafE family protein, with protein MREALLLLVTGFGGFIGSLMSGGSLITLFILTLFEIPTKTAIGTLKMVIAVLTLVSSLTYLKAGILNLKMAFTVVFFSLIGSYVGSAFLLSMSEETANFIVMAFLLIGTYFVLKEPQGEPVFSGKLAQSIVGLAIGIYIGVLGIESTLVVISLLRMFFRLDILRANAVAKAIIFFNNLVAFITYAESGSVDYSIGLLLMFPVIIGSWLGAKTALKMDSKHLKGMFIGISLLTLANLLRNLID; from the coding sequence ATGAGAGAAGCCCTTCTCTTACTCGTGACGGGATTTGGGGGGTTCATAGGTTCTTTAATGAGCGGGGGGAGTTTAATAACCCTATTTATCCTTACACTTTTTGAGATTCCCACAAAGACTGCCATAGGGACATTAAAAATGGTTATTGCGGTATTAACCCTCGTGTCTTCTCTTACATACCTTAAAGCGGGCATCTTAAATTTGAAGATGGCTTTTACTGTTGTGTTCTTTTCCTTAATTGGCTCCTACGTTGGTAGTGCTTTCCTGCTTAGTATGTCTGAGGAGACTGCAAATTTTATCGTAATGGCGTTTCTCCTAATAGGAACGTATTTTGTGCTAAAAGAGCCACAGGGGGAGCCTGTGTTTAGTGGTAAGCTGGCTCAGTCTATTGTTGGTCTGGCAATCGGTATCTACATAGGTGTTTTGGGAATAGAATCGACTCTTGTGGTAATTTCTCTCCTGAGAATGTTCTTTAGACTGGATATTTTAAGGGCAAACGCAGTGGCGAAGGCGATCATTTTCTTTAACAACCTTGTTGCCTTCATAACCTATGCAGAAAGCGGCAGCGTTGATTATTCTATCGGACTGCTTCTTATGTTCCCCGTCATTATAGGTTCATGGTTGGGGGCCAAGACTGCCCTTAAAATGGATTCCAAACACCTCAAGGGAATGTTCATTGGTATTTCTCTGCTGACTCTGGCTAATCTCTTGAGAAATTTAATAGATTAA
- a CDS encoding ABC transporter substrate-binding protein: MRKVAIVLVLLMFGVVIAGCIGQTQTTPTTTETTEEKVTSATTTTNTVSETQTPAPKYPLTIVDFAGREVTIEKEPQKIVSLAPSITETLYFIGALDKVVGVTKFDNYPENVQEGRTVVGGFSDPNIEVIASLNPDLIVGTSMHLKYLEQLEKIAPVIIIDPKSIDEIYKAVELLGEVTNKEEKANEVVAEMKDKIEEIESKVQDAQRVKVFYIVWSDPLMTAGNGTFINDLITLAGGENIFGDTQGWPQVSVEEVLARNPEVIILPPHAGMNAEDLCNTQLVNTDAVKTGRVYTLSSDDIVSRPTPRIVEGLEEIAKFLHPDVFNFTYQPLVCEATAG; this comes from the coding sequence ATGAGAAAGGTAGCCATTGTGCTGGTACTGCTTATGTTTGGAGTTGTTATAGCAGGTTGCATCGGGCAAACTCAAACCACCCCTACCACAACAGAAACTACTGAAGAAAAAGTGACATCCGCGACAACCACAACAAATACAGTAAGCGAAACCCAAACTCCTGCTCCTAAATATCCATTAACTATAGTTGATTTTGCCGGAAGGGAAGTCACCATAGAGAAAGAGCCTCAAAAAATAGTATCTTTAGCTCCTAGTATCACGGAAACCCTTTACTTTATAGGTGCTCTTGACAAAGTTGTTGGAGTGACAAAATTCGACAACTACCCGGAGAATGTTCAGGAAGGAAGAACCGTTGTCGGGGGATTTTCTGATCCCAATATAGAGGTGATAGCATCTTTGAATCCAGACCTTATAGTTGGTACGTCAATGCATCTCAAATACTTAGAACAACTTGAAAAGATAGCCCCAGTTATAATCATTGACCCAAAGAGTATAGATGAAATCTACAAAGCAGTTGAACTTTTGGGGGAAGTTACGAATAAAGAAGAGAAAGCAAATGAAGTTGTAGCTGAAATGAAGGACAAAATTGAGGAAATAGAGAGCAAGGTTCAAGACGCACAGAGGGTAAAGGTCTTTTATATAGTCTGGAGCGATCCTCTGATGACCGCTGGTAACGGTACTTTCATCAACGATCTCATAACATTGGCAGGGGGAGAAAACATCTTTGGAGATACTCAGGGCTGGCCGCAAGTAAGTGTTGAAGAAGTCTTGGCAAGAAATCCGGAAGTAATAATCCTTCCTCCACATGCGGGAATGAATGCAGAGGATCTCTGCAATACTCAGCTTGTGAACACTGATGCCGTAAAAACTGGGAGAGTTTACACTCTAAGCAGTGATGACATTGTCTCAAGGCCAACTCCAAGGATAGTCGAGGGATTGGAGGAAATCGCAAAGTTCTTACATCCAGATGTGTTTAACTTCACATATCAGCCTCTCGTATGTGAAGCTACGGCAGGCTGA
- a CDS encoding MFS transporter: MSLQNYRGFSRDAKLVIVYSFLSRLGSNIAYFILPFYYSSLGMSFSKIGILFSVSTAAEAIVLLVSGHLSVKLGYKRTILVAVGIYFVARLIQVFIPEFWALALASALLGAGMALESPALMSLLSEEASEKKRHYLFSLNAALGTIGSALGMYLGGALPSFFDSTNPYKMTLLFSALLIPVQGIFIFLVSPVLKREEKKLKLERELLIKIAKFSFPSALIGLGAGVTIPYMGLWFNKRFGTSLESIGGLFAIQQFIMGVGTFTLPMIADKVGSVKTVVGFNGSGTLLILSMPFSPVFPIAAVVYTIRTILMNIVNPIWDSFMMRFFTKEERATAVSLRSFSWTVTFGIGQFIGGKIFDFSLVIPFFITGILYGFSMIAFWILFSKEE; the protein is encoded by the coding sequence ATGTCACTTCAAAATTATAGGGGATTCAGCAGAGATGCTAAACTTGTCATTGTTTATTCCTTCTTGTCTCGGTTAGGGAGTAATATAGCTTATTTCATCCTACCTTTCTATTATTCTTCTCTTGGGATGAGTTTTTCCAAAATAGGAATTCTCTTTTCGGTCTCTACTGCAGCTGAGGCAATTGTTCTTTTGGTTTCTGGACATTTAAGCGTTAAACTTGGATATAAAAGGACAATATTGGTTGCAGTTGGCATATATTTTGTTGCAAGACTTATTCAGGTTTTTATTCCGGAATTTTGGGCTCTTGCTCTTGCATCTGCTCTGCTGGGAGCGGGAATGGCACTTGAAAGTCCAGCACTGATGTCTCTCTTAAGTGAAGAAGCAAGTGAGAAGAAGAGGCATTACCTGTTTAGTCTAAATGCGGCCCTCGGGACAATAGGTTCTGCACTGGGAATGTATTTGGGAGGAGCACTACCTAGCTTTTTCGATAGCACCAATCCATATAAAATGACTCTTCTTTTTTCAGCATTGCTTATTCCAGTTCAGGGAATTTTTATCTTTCTAGTTTCTCCAGTTCTAAAAAGAGAAGAAAAGAAACTTAAACTCGAAAGGGAACTTTTGATAAAAATTGCCAAGTTCTCATTTCCTTCAGCCTTAATAGGCTTAGGGGCTGGAGTTACAATACCATATATGGGATTGTGGTTCAATAAGCGATTTGGAACCAGTTTAGAAAGTATTGGTGGCCTTTTTGCTATTCAACAGTTTATAATGGGTGTTGGAACGTTCACTCTTCCTATGATAGCTGACAAAGTTGGAAGTGTTAAGACGGTAGTTGGCTTCAATGGAAGTGGAACTCTCTTAATACTTTCAATGCCATTTTCACCTGTTTTTCCAATTGCGGCAGTTGTTTATACCATTAGAACTATACTCATGAATATCGTCAACCCAATATGGGATTCCTTTATGATGCGCTTTTTCACTAAGGAGGAAAGAGCAACCGCCGTATCATTGAGAAGTTTCTCATGGACGGTCACCTTTGGTATCGGCCAGTTTATAGGTGGAAAAATTTTTGATTTTTCCCTTGTGATACCGTTCTTCATAACCGGAATCCTGTACGGTTTCTCTATGATAGCTTTCTGGATACTTTTCTCAAAGGAGGAATAA
- a CDS encoding IS982 family transposase (programmed frameshift): protein MVVMNFQQEILIIKSEIYPIISKHYPKNTRREVISLYDLITFAILAHLHFGGVYKHAYRVLIEEMKLFPKIRYNKLTERLNRHEKLLLLAQEELFKKHAREYVRILDSKPIQTKELARKNRKEKKGSSEIISEKPAVGFVPSKKKFYYGYKLTCYSDGNLLALLSVDPANKHDVSVVREKFWVIVEEFSGCFLFLDKGYVSRELQEEFLRFGVVYTPVKRENQVSNLEEKKFYKYLSDFRRRIETLFSKFSEFLLRPSRSVSLRGLAVRILGAILAVNLDRLYNFTDGGN from the exons GTGGTTGTTATGAACTTTCAGCAGGAAATCCTGATCATAAAATCCGAAATCTATCCGATAATCAGCAAACACTACCCGAAAAACACTCGCAGGGAAGTAATCAGCCTCTACGACCTGATAACCTTCGCAATACTAGCCCACCTGCACTTCGGAGGAGTTTACAAGCACGCTTACAGAGTCCTAATCGAAGAAATGAAGCTGTTCCCAAAAATCAGGTACAACAAACTAACAGAACGCTTGAACAGGCACGAAAAACTCCTGCTCCTAGCGCAGGAAGAATTATTCAAAAAACACGCCAGAGAATACGTTAGAATACTGGACTCAAAGCCCATTCAGACCAAGGAGTTGGCCAGAAAAAACAGGAAGGAGAAGAAGGGTTCTTCAGAAATCATCTCTGAAAAGCCCGCAGTTGGGTTTGTTCCCTCTA AAAAAAAGTTTTACTATGGGTACAAGCTGACCTGTTACTCTGATGGAAATTTGCTGGCTTTACTGTCTGTTGATCCGGCGAATAAGCATGATGTGAGTGTTGTCAGGGAAAAGTTCTGGGTGATTGTTGAGGAGTTTTCTGGCTGTTTTCTGTTTTTGGATAAGGGTTACGTTAGTAGAGAACTTCAGGAGGAATTTCTGAGGTTTGGCGTTGTTTACACGCCGGTGAAGCGGGAGAATCAGGTTAGTAATCTGGAGGAGAAGAAGTTTTACAAGTACTTGTCTGACTTTCGCAGGAGGATTGAGACTTTGTTTTCGAAGTTTTCTGAGTTTCTTCTGAGGCCGAGCAGGAGTGTTAGTTTGAGGGGGTTAGCTGTCAGGATTTTAGGGGCGATTCTGGCCGTGAATCTGGACAGATTATACAACTTCACAGATGGTGGGAACTAG
- the cobT gene encoding nicotinate mononucleotide-dependent phosphoribosyltransferase CobT — MMLVVLGNTEVSLIPGISMAGATPELTKLTPPADAEYLFYERPKIIDAIPVTPEGHPTPAIITKAAKELANFPIIVVRGGTYLAPLVPHVHISSYVGRDFRKEKALPETREIIDRAALFGEELNKLNLGEVVIGESTPGGTTTAQAVLWALGYDAKTSSASPDNPQPLKEKVIAEGFKRAGIKEGELKDKPLTALEEFGDPMMATVVGIARGFKGRVILAGGTQMLAVAALLRAMGGELERFTIVTTKWVIKDKSSTFRETAKELEIEYQYANLDFSKSRFKGLRDYEKGYVKEGVGAGGAAWLALKRGFTEIDIERKVEELYEKLTKSP, encoded by the coding sequence ATGATGCTTGTTGTATTGGGAAACACCGAGGTGTCTCTAATACCAGGAATAAGCATGGCAGGAGCAACACCGGAGCTAACAAAACTAACTCCACCGGCAGATGCGGAATACCTTTTTTACGAAAGGCCGAAAATAATAGATGCAATACCCGTAACTCCTGAGGGACATCCAACCCCTGCTATAATCACGAAAGCCGCAAAAGAACTTGCAAACTTTCCGATTATTGTTGTAAGGGGAGGTACTTATTTAGCCCCTCTCGTCCCCCATGTGCACATAAGCAGCTATGTGGGAAGAGATTTTAGAAAAGAGAAAGCTTTACCAGAAACTAGGGAAATAATAGACAGAGCAGCCCTTTTTGGGGAAGAACTAAACAAGCTAAATCTGGGAGAAGTAGTTATTGGAGAATCAACACCGGGAGGAACAACAACAGCTCAAGCGGTTTTGTGGGCTCTTGGATACGATGCAAAAACTTCCTCGGCTTCTCCCGACAATCCTCAACCCTTAAAAGAGAAAGTAATAGCAGAGGGGTTCAAAAGGGCGGGTATAAAAGAGGGAGAGCTTAAGGACAAACCATTAACAGCCTTGGAAGAGTTTGGCGACCCGATGATGGCCACGGTTGTAGGGATTGCCCGAGGATTCAAAGGAAGAGTAATACTTGCTGGTGGAACACAAATGCTGGCTGTTGCAGCATTGTTAAGAGCTATGGGGGGAGAACTCGAAAGGTTCACGATTGTAACAACAAAGTGGGTAATAAAAGATAAAAGCTCAACTTTTAGGGAAACAGCAAAGGAACTAGAGATAGAGTACCAATATGCAAACTTGGACTTTTCAAAGAGCAGATTCAAGGGGCTTAGAGACTACGAAAAGGGCTACGTGAAAGAAGGGGTTGGAGCCGGGGGAGCTGCATGGCTAGCACTAAAGAGGGGATTCACTGAGATAGATATCGAGAGGAAAGTAGAAGAGCTCTACGAAAAACTCACAAAGAGTCCTTAG
- a CDS encoding MFS transporter, protein MLRNYNRDAKLLIAANAAGQLFLQFSIFIMPFYLQALGYGMDKMGIFFSIQTFVGGLFFLVSGLISLRLGYKKTLLLGAFLGLIGRILQVLAFNFYVLALGFFLIGANMGIRQPNFYALLSEEVDEKQRHHAFSISFGIGTILNALGVLIAGFAPDFLVETLGITNEVAYRLVISLAVLQFALVIPILLIIKDVPVKNPRINWRKELVVKILKFSLPSAMIGLGAGITIPYMSLYFNLRFGQTLAVISGVFFAQQLVMGVGSFVLPKLVDKIGPVKTISLFQSTAAFLFAIFPSLELFLLAAFVYIIRSILMNIVWPINDAFMMGFFTTEEKATAAGIRRAFSTFMRGLGNYIGGVLFSISLSYPFYATAFLYVAATLIFYLFFSRYNEV, encoded by the coding sequence ATGCTCCGGAACTACAACAGAGACGCAAAATTGTTAATAGCTGCCAATGCAGCAGGTCAGCTGTTTCTCCAGTTCTCTATATTCATCATGCCGTTTTACCTTCAGGCTTTGGGTTATGGGATGGATAAGATGGGAATTTTCTTCTCAATTCAAACCTTTGTTGGTGGACTTTTCTTCTTGGTCTCTGGGCTAATATCCCTCAGGCTTGGATATAAGAAAACTCTGCTCCTTGGAGCGTTTCTTGGACTTATTGGAAGAATACTTCAGGTTTTGGCGTTCAATTTCTATGTCCTCGCTTTGGGGTTCTTCTTAATAGGTGCCAATATGGGGATAAGACAACCCAACTTTTACGCTCTACTCAGTGAAGAAGTGGACGAAAAGCAGAGGCACCATGCATTTTCTATAAGCTTTGGAATTGGGACGATTCTAAATGCTTTAGGGGTTTTAATTGCAGGATTTGCCCCGGATTTCCTTGTGGAGACCCTTGGGATAACAAATGAAGTTGCTTACAGGCTTGTTATCTCCCTGGCAGTCCTTCAGTTTGCCCTTGTGATTCCAATCCTTTTGATAATCAAAGATGTCCCCGTAAAAAACCCGCGCATAAACTGGAGAAAAGAGCTTGTTGTAAAGATACTCAAGTTCTCTCTCCCCTCGGCTATGATAGGTCTGGGAGCAGGGATAACGATTCCCTACATGAGCCTCTACTTTAACCTCCGCTTTGGGCAAACATTAGCAGTTATAAGCGGGGTTTTCTTTGCCCAGCAGCTTGTTATGGGCGTTGGTTCCTTCGTACTTCCGAAGCTTGTGGACAAAATTGGTCCCGTAAAGACAATTTCCCTCTTTCAAAGCACCGCCGCTTTTCTCTTTGCGATATTTCCGTCATTGGAGCTATTTCTTCTCGCTGCCTTTGTTTACATAATTAGGTCGATCCTCATGAACATAGTCTGGCCCATAAACGATGCTTTTATGATGGGATTCTTTACAACAGAAGAAAAGGCAACGGCAGCTGGAATAAGAAGGGCTTTTTCTACCTTCATGAGGGGATTGGGGAACTACATTGGAGGGGTGCTGTTTTCAATATCCCTCAGCTATCCCTTCTACGCTACAGCATTTCTCTATGTGGCGGCAACTTTAATCTTCTACCTATTCTTCTCCAGATATAACGAGGTTTAA